From Rhodopseudomonas palustris, a single genomic window includes:
- a CDS encoding ABC transporter ATP-binding protein codes for MLIVSGLTKSYASGQDRVAVLRGVDLAVPPGESVALTGESGSGKSTLLHLIAGLDQPDGGAITFGEATISTMPDAERAAFRRERLGLVFQQFNLIPSLTVADNLSFQSRLAGRHDKTWQAELIERLGLGALLKRYPEQLSGGQQQRVAIGRALAIKPLLLLADEPTGNLDEATADDVLALATDLVRRTGCGFLMVTHSERLASMLDRRVHLHAGLIH; via the coding sequence ATGCTGATCGTCTCCGGGCTGACCAAATCCTATGCGTCCGGCCAGGACCGTGTCGCGGTACTGCGCGGCGTCGATCTGGCGGTGCCGCCCGGCGAGAGCGTGGCGTTGACCGGCGAATCCGGCAGCGGCAAATCGACCTTGCTGCATCTGATCGCCGGCCTCGATCAGCCCGATGGCGGCGCCATCACGTTCGGCGAGGCGACGATCTCGACCATGCCGGACGCCGAGCGCGCCGCGTTCCGCCGCGAGCGGCTGGGCCTGGTGTTTCAGCAATTCAACCTGATCCCGAGCCTGACGGTAGCCGACAACCTGTCGTTCCAGTCGCGGCTCGCCGGCCGCCACGACAAGACCTGGCAGGCCGAGCTGATCGAGCGGCTCGGGCTCGGCGCCCTGCTGAAACGCTATCCGGAGCAATTGTCCGGCGGCCAGCAGCAACGCGTCGCGATCGGCCGGGCGCTGGCGATCAAGCCGCTGCTGCTGCTCGCCGACGAGCCGACCGGCAATCTCGACGAGGCCACCGCCGACGACGTGCTGGCGCTCGCCACCGATCTGGTCCGCCGCACCGGCTGCGGCTTCCTGATGGTGACGCACAGCGAGCGGCTCGCCAGCATGCTGGACCGGCGGGTGCATCTGCACGCAGGGCTGATCCATTGA
- a CDS encoding ABC transporter substrate-binding protein, with the protein MSIRTSLLLASAVALAAAQPALAQKQYGPGVTDTEIKIGQTMPYSGPASAYGVQGQVQNAYYAMINAKGGINGRKINLISLDDAYSPPKTVEQTRKLVEQEEVLAIVGTVGTPTNSATQKYLNAKKVPQVFISTGAAKWDDPKNFPWTTQLYPPYQMEGMIFAKYLLKHKPDAKLGVFSQNDDSGKDYVKGLKDGLGDKAKTMIVKEVTYEVTDPTVDSQIVALKASGADTLFTMATPKFGAQAIRKVHELNWKPLNFVVSVASSIKGVLEPAGSEASTGLLTALAMKTPTDPRFENDADVKEFREFLAKWFPKGDIADGSVVIGYISAYMTVKTLEACGDNLTRDNLLKQATNIKPTTAPLLLPGIKISTRPDRYAPYTQMQIARFDGKSWVPEGEIFNTDAASQ; encoded by the coding sequence TTGTCCATCCGCACCTCGCTCCTGCTTGCCAGCGCCGTCGCGCTCGCCGCAGCCCAGCCCGCCCTCGCCCAGAAGCAATACGGTCCCGGCGTCACCGACACCGAGATCAAGATCGGCCAGACCATGCCTTACAGCGGCCCGGCCTCGGCCTACGGCGTACAGGGACAGGTCCAGAACGCCTACTACGCGATGATCAACGCCAAGGGCGGCATCAACGGCCGCAAGATCAACCTGATCAGCCTCGACGACGCCTATTCGCCGCCGAAGACGGTGGAGCAGACCCGCAAGCTGGTCGAGCAGGAAGAAGTTCTGGCGATCGTCGGCACCGTCGGCACCCCGACCAATTCCGCTACTCAGAAATATCTCAACGCCAAGAAGGTGCCGCAGGTCTTCATCTCGACCGGCGCGGCGAAGTGGGACGATCCGAAGAACTTCCCGTGGACCACGCAGCTCTATCCGCCCTACCAGATGGAGGGCATGATCTTCGCGAAGTATCTGCTGAAGCACAAGCCGGACGCCAAGCTCGGGGTGTTCTCGCAGAACGACGATTCCGGCAAGGACTACGTCAAGGGCCTGAAGGACGGGCTCGGCGACAAGGCCAAGACGATGATCGTCAAGGAAGTGACCTACGAGGTCACCGACCCGACGGTCGATTCCCAGATCGTGGCGCTGAAGGCCTCGGGTGCCGACACGCTGTTCACGATGGCGACGCCGAAATTCGGCGCGCAGGCGATCCGCAAGGTGCACGAATTGAACTGGAAGCCGCTGAACTTCGTCGTCAGCGTCGCCAGTTCGATCAAGGGCGTGCTCGAACCCGCCGGGAGCGAGGCGTCCACCGGACTGCTCACCGCGCTCGCGATGAAGACCCCGACCGATCCGCGGTTCGAGAACGACGCCGACGTCAAGGAGTTCAGGGAATTCCTCGCCAAGTGGTTTCCGAAGGGCGACATCGCCGACGGCAGCGTCGTGATCGGCTACATCTCCGCCTACATGACGGTGAAGACGCTGGAGGCCTGCGGTGACAATCTCACCCGCGACAACCTGCTGAAGCAGGCCACCAACATCAAGCCGACCACGGCTCCGCTGCTGCTGCCGGGCATCAAGATCTCGACCCGCCCGGACCGCTACGCACCGTATACGCAGATGCAGATCGCGCGGTTCGACGGCAAGAGCTGGGTGCCGGAAGGCGAGATCTTCAACACCGACGCGGCGAGCCAGTAA
- a CDS encoding TonB-dependent receptor plug domain-containing protein translates to MHSRPAAPRPCSALSRALLASTILVPSLWLITPATAQDVLPEIVVSATATETLRERVASSVTVITADDLARYQQRTAADALSMVPGLNVVRTGGPGGSTSIFMRGTNSNHVKVLIDGIDAGDPSKPNGAYDFANLLTSDIERIEVLRGPQSGLYGSDAIGGVISVVTKRGSGPAKLTGSIEGGSFGTFNQAARAAGSQDNFDYAFNVAHYRTTNLPVTPLDLLAPGQQRNNDNYDNLTYSTRLGVRASDELAFNYVARYTDAHKGFTGDDYSRYPNSFPETLQSTMASRDFMTRGEAVWSPLGNFTSTFGVSYSNQWNRTFNPNPDFTTNIFTFATGMSPPSSYTGERTRFDWKGVLDVGYGQKLVVGTERQDETIRTNSVGDYDFAGNYQQKMLHARTGNTAGFVELQSEFTKNFFLVSNVRYDDNDSFGGHSTWRVAPVFIVPTLETRLKATYGTGFKAPTLTQLYVNNPAYATIGNPALKPETSKGYDVGFEQPLFANRVVFGSTYFNNEINDLINSTGYDVTLGGYSYKNIGMARTSGVESFVSWQATETLRFRVDHTYTHAIDQTTDQKLRRRPDNKMTMAAIWNPVERATVSATVLYTSSWVDYDRFGTTLLDAPSFTTVNLAASYEVDQHVTVFGRIDNLFDKKYEVPVGFLQPGFGAFAGVRVTN, encoded by the coding sequence ATGCATTCCCGTCCCGCCGCGCCGCGGCCCTGCTCCGCCCTTTCGCGCGCGCTTCTCGCCTCCACCATTCTGGTGCCTTCACTTTGGCTCATCACGCCTGCCACCGCGCAGGACGTGCTGCCGGAAATCGTCGTCAGCGCCACCGCGACCGAGACGCTGCGCGAGCGGGTGGCCAGCTCGGTGACCGTGATCACCGCCGACGATCTCGCCCGCTATCAGCAGCGCACCGCTGCCGACGCGCTCAGCATGGTGCCCGGCCTCAATGTGGTGCGCACGGGCGGCCCCGGCGGCTCGACCTCGATCTTCATGCGCGGCACCAACTCCAACCACGTCAAGGTGCTGATCGACGGCATCGACGCCGGCGATCCGAGCAAGCCGAACGGCGCCTATGATTTCGCCAATCTCCTGACCTCCGACATCGAACGTATCGAAGTGCTGCGCGGCCCACAGAGCGGCCTGTACGGCTCGGACGCGATCGGCGGCGTGATTTCGGTCGTGACCAAGCGTGGCAGCGGACCGGCCAAGCTCACCGGCTCGATCGAAGGCGGCTCGTTCGGCACCTTCAACCAAGCCGCGCGCGCCGCCGGCTCGCAGGACAATTTCGACTACGCCTTCAACGTCGCACATTATCGCACCACCAACCTTCCGGTGACGCCGCTCGATCTGCTCGCGCCGGGCCAGCAGCGCAACAACGACAACTACGACAACCTGACTTATTCGACGCGGCTCGGCGTCCGCGCCAGCGACGAACTCGCCTTCAACTATGTCGCCCGCTACACCGACGCCCACAAGGGCTTCACCGGCGACGACTATTCGCGCTATCCGAACTCCTTCCCCGAGACGCTGCAGAGCACCATGGCAAGCCGCGATTTCATGACCCGCGGCGAAGCGGTGTGGTCGCCGCTCGGCAATTTCACCAGCACGTTCGGCGTCAGCTACAGCAACCAATGGAATCGGACGTTCAATCCGAACCCGGACTTCACCACCAACATCTTCACCTTCGCCACCGGCATGTCGCCGCCGAGTTCGTACACCGGTGAACGCACCAGGTTCGACTGGAAGGGCGTGCTCGATGTCGGCTATGGTCAGAAGCTGGTGGTCGGCACCGAACGCCAGGACGAGACGATCCGCACCAATTCGGTCGGTGACTACGATTTCGCCGGCAACTACCAGCAAAAGATGCTCCACGCCCGCACCGGCAACACCGCCGGCTTCGTCGAGCTGCAGTCGGAATTCACCAAGAACTTCTTTCTGGTCTCCAACGTGCGCTACGACGACAACGACAGCTTCGGAGGGCACTCGACCTGGCGTGTCGCTCCGGTGTTCATCGTGCCGACCCTCGAGACCCGGCTGAAGGCGACCTACGGCACCGGCTTCAAGGCGCCGACGCTGACCCAGCTCTATGTCAACAACCCCGCCTATGCGACGATCGGCAACCCGGCGCTGAAGCCGGAAACCAGCAAGGGCTACGACGTCGGCTTCGAGCAGCCGCTGTTCGCCAATCGCGTCGTTTTCGGTTCGACCTACTTCAACAACGAGATCAACGATCTGATCAATTCGACCGGCTACGACGTCACGCTCGGCGGCTACAGCTACAAGAACATCGGCATGGCGCGCACCTCGGGCGTCGAGTCGTTTGTGTCGTGGCAGGCGACCGAGACGCTGCGCTTCCGGGTCGATCACACCTATACGCACGCCATCGACCAGACCACCGACCAGAAGCTGCGGCGGCGTCCCGACAACAAGATGACGATGGCGGCGATCTGGAATCCGGTCGAGCGCGCCACGGTGTCGGCGACCGTGCTCTACACCAGCTCGTGGGTCGACTACGACCGGTTCGGCACCACGCTGCTCGACGCGCCGTCGTTCACCACCGTGAACCTGGCGGCGAGCTATGAGGTCGATCAACACGTCACCGTGTTCGGCCGCATCGACAACCTGTTCGACAAGAAATACGAGGTGCCGGTCGGCTTCCTGCAGCCCGGATTCGGCGCTTTCGCGGGCGTGCGCGTCACCAACTAG
- a CDS encoding DUF938 domain-containing protein, translated as MAEFVVEFGKDGRRVEPDGRLDAAAFHRNDAPIRAVLARLLAGRQGDVLEAGSGTGQHIAALAREHPSIVWWPSDLNDRHLESIAAWRADAALVNLRPPQRIDLADSAWSVAPVEGTAPGPLLALFCANVVHIAPWRVAEGLLAGAGRLLRHDGMLVLYGPFKQDGRHTALSNAVFDTSLRDANPEWGVRDVADLERLAAGAGLTLSEIVEMPANNLILVFVRAKPAGADAAGGAAAG; from the coding sequence ATGGCGGAATTCGTGGTGGAGTTCGGCAAGGATGGACGGCGCGTCGAGCCCGACGGCCGGCTCGATGCCGCTGCGTTTCATCGTAATGACGCGCCGATCCGCGCCGTGCTGGCCCGGCTGCTCGCCGGCCGGCAGGGCGACGTGCTCGAAGCCGGCAGCGGCACCGGCCAGCATATCGCCGCACTGGCGCGCGAGCATCCGTCGATCGTGTGGTGGCCGAGCGATCTCAACGACCGGCATCTGGAGAGTATTGCCGCGTGGCGTGCCGATGCGGCGCTGGTCAATCTGCGGCCGCCGCAGCGGATCGATCTGGCCGATTCCGCCTGGTCGGTCGCGCCGGTGGAGGGAACCGCGCCCGGGCCGCTGCTGGCGCTGTTTTGCGCCAACGTCGTGCACATCGCGCCGTGGCGCGTCGCCGAAGGGCTGCTGGCCGGCGCCGGCAGGCTGCTGCGCCACGACGGGATGCTGGTGCTGTACGGGCCGTTCAAGCAGGACGGCAGGCACACCGCGCTCAGCAATGCGGTGTTCGACACCAGCCTGCGCGACGCCAATCCGGAATGGGGCGTGCGCGACGTGGCGGATCTGGAACGCCTGGCTGCCGGCGCCGGTCTGACGCTGAGCGAGATCGTCGAGATGCCGGCCAACAACCTGATCCTGGTGTTTGTACGGGCAAAACCGGCGGGGGCCGATGCGGCCGGCGGTGCTGCGGCGGGTTGA
- a CDS encoding MFS transporter — translation MVDATANDIVEDDARARSNVVRLVAAQALTGANAAVIFATGSIIGAQLAPQTSLATVPLSMYVLGLAAGTLPTGWIARVYGRRVAFMIGTGCGALTGVLGAVAILYGSFLLFCVATFIGGLYAAVSQSYRFAAADGASAAYRPKAVSWVMAGGVFAGVLGPQLVQWTMDVWQPYLFAFSYVVQAVIALIAMAVLWGVDAPKPKPAERAGGRPLFEIVRQPRFIAAALCGAIAYPMMNLVMTSAPLAMQMCGLSVGDSNFGLQWHIVAMYAPSFVTGSLIIKFGAPRVVAAGLILEALGAGIGLTGVTAPHFWATLFVIGVGWNLAFVGASALVLETHQPNERTKVQAVNDFIIFGLMALGSFASGQLLADYGWATVNLAVFPPVLLGLIVLAVTGWSKIRKRAALSATELSDRGV, via the coding sequence ATGGTCGATGCGACGGCCAACGACATCGTCGAAGACGATGCCCGTGCCCGTTCCAATGTGGTGCGGCTGGTCGCGGCGCAGGCGCTGACCGGCGCCAACGCCGCGGTGATCTTCGCCACCGGCTCGATCATCGGCGCCCAGCTCGCGCCGCAGACGTCGCTCGCCACCGTGCCGCTGTCGATGTATGTGCTCGGCCTCGCCGCCGGCACGCTGCCGACCGGTTGGATCGCACGGGTCTACGGCCGGCGCGTCGCCTTCATGATCGGCACCGGCTGCGGCGCGCTCACCGGCGTGCTCGGCGCCGTCGCCATCCTGTACGGCTCGTTTCTGCTGTTCTGCGTCGCGACGTTCATCGGCGGGCTCTACGCCGCGGTGTCGCAGTCCTACCGGTTTGCCGCCGCCGACGGCGCCAGCGCGGCCTATCGGCCGAAGGCGGTGTCGTGGGTGATGGCCGGCGGGGTGTTCGCCGGCGTGCTCGGTCCGCAGCTCGTGCAATGGACCATGGACGTCTGGCAGCCCTATCTGTTCGCGTTCTCCTATGTGGTGCAGGCGGTGATCGCGCTGATCGCCATGGCGGTGCTGTGGGGCGTCGATGCGCCGAAGCCGAAGCCGGCCGAACGCGCCGGCGGCCGCCCGCTGTTCGAGATCGTGCGGCAGCCGCGCTTCATCGCCGCGGCGCTGTGCGGCGCAATCGCCTATCCGATGATGAACCTGGTGATGACCTCGGCGCCGCTGGCGATGCAGATGTGCGGGCTGAGCGTCGGCGATTCCAATTTCGGTCTGCAATGGCACATCGTGGCGATGTACGCGCCGAGCTTCGTCACCGGCTCGCTGATCATCAAGTTCGGCGCGCCGCGCGTGGTCGCGGCCGGCCTGATCCTGGAGGCGCTCGGCGCCGGCATCGGCCTCACCGGCGTCACCGCCCCGCACTTCTGGGCGACGCTGTTCGTGATCGGGGTCGGCTGGAACCTGGCGTTCGTCGGTGCCTCGGCGCTGGTGCTGGAAACCCACCAGCCGAACGAGCGGACCAAGGTCCAGGCGGTCAATGATTTCATCATCTTCGGCCTGATGGCGCTGGGCTCGTTCGCGTCCGGCCAATTGCTGGCCGACTACGGCTGGGCGACCGTCAATCTCGCGGTGTTTCCGCCGGTGTTGCTCGGCCTGATCGTGCTGGCCGTCACCGGCTGGTCGAAGATACGAAAACGTGCGGCTCTGAGCGCAACTGAGCTGTCCGATCGCGGCGTCTGA
- a CDS encoding MFS transporter translates to MVTTPAPDETSFRYPGWRIVVVCFVVATFGWGLGFYGQSVYLAELARLHGWPSSQIATATTFFYLAGALLVAFVGDVIRTIGARACLLGGIAAMALGTALLGRIDAVWQLYAVDALLAVGWAGTSLGAITNTLGLWFDRRRGMAISLALNGASFGGIVGVPLLVALIGALGFAGATFAAAVAAVILLMPLVAIVVAPPRHPANAAPVAAAPRPLSSGAIRGSALRDLGFLTATIAFSLVLFAQVGFIVHLIAYLDPLIGRERAALAMSLLTAMAVVGRVSLSVVIDRLDQRLVSALSFASQAVALGVLISTRDEALLLAACALFGFSVGNLITLPALIIQREFPASSFGVLVALNTAINQVAYAFGPGIIGLLRDASGSYTLPFAGCIALQLAAAALIMVRRGRR, encoded by the coding sequence ATGGTGACGACCCCGGCTCCCGACGAGACCTCGTTCCGCTATCCCGGCTGGCGGATCGTCGTGGTTTGCTTCGTCGTCGCCACCTTCGGCTGGGGCCTCGGCTTCTATGGCCAGAGCGTGTACCTCGCAGAACTGGCCCGACTTCACGGCTGGCCGTCGTCGCAGATCGCCACCGCAACGACGTTCTTCTATCTCGCCGGTGCGCTGCTGGTGGCGTTCGTCGGCGATGTGATCCGCACCATCGGGGCGCGCGCCTGCCTGCTCGGCGGCATCGCCGCGATGGCGCTCGGCACCGCGCTGCTCGGCCGGATCGACGCGGTCTGGCAGCTCTATGCGGTCGATGCGCTGCTGGCGGTCGGCTGGGCGGGGACCAGTCTTGGCGCGATCACCAACACGCTCGGCCTGTGGTTCGACCGGCGCCGCGGCATGGCGATCAGCCTGGCGCTGAACGGCGCCTCTTTCGGCGGCATCGTGGGCGTGCCGCTTCTGGTGGCGCTGATCGGCGCGCTCGGCTTCGCCGGGGCGACCTTTGCGGCGGCAGTCGCCGCGGTGATATTGCTGATGCCGCTGGTCGCGATCGTGGTTGCGCCGCCGCGGCATCCCGCCAATGCCGCTCCGGTCGCCGCCGCGCCGCGGCCGCTGTCGTCCGGCGCGATCCGCGGCAGCGCGTTGCGCGACCTCGGTTTTCTGACCGCGACGATCGCGTTCTCGCTGGTGCTGTTCGCGCAAGTCGGCTTCATCGTCCACCTGATCGCCTATCTCGATCCGCTGATCGGACGGGAGCGTGCCGCGCTGGCGATGTCGCTGCTGACCGCGATGGCGGTGGTCGGACGCGTGTCGCTGTCGGTGGTGATCGATCGTCTCGATCAGCGTCTGGTCTCGGCGCTGTCGTTCGCCAGCCAGGCGGTGGCGCTGGGCGTGTTGATCTCCACCCGCGATGAGGCGCTGCTGCTGGCCGCTTGCGCGCTGTTCGGCTTTTCGGTCGGCAATCTGATCACCTTACCGGCGCTGATCATCCAGCGCGAATTTCCTGCGTCGTCGTTCGGCGTCCTGGTCGCGCTCAACACCGCGATCAACCAGGTCGCCTATGCGTTCGGCCCCGGCATCATCGGCCTGCTGCGCGACGCCTCCGGCAGTTACACGCTGCCGTTCGCCGGCTGCATCGCGCTGCAACTCGCCGCCGCAGCGCTGATCATGGTGCGGCGGGGGCGACGATAG
- a CDS encoding carboxymuconolactone decarboxylase family protein: MRLNLLSPGEMSAEQRAIYDESIASKRGSPPPPMMAWLASPEMARHATRLGAFLRYDTSLPPALSELAILVTARHWTAQFEWYAHKKMALDGGLDPAIIDAIRDRRTPSFDDPKAQVIYDVARALHEAKGLPQPLYDEAMRLLGERGLVEVIGLCGYYTMVSMTLNAYQFPLPDDETPELA; this comes from the coding sequence ATGCGCCTGAATTTACTTTCGCCTGGCGAAATGAGCGCCGAACAGCGCGCCATCTACGACGAGTCGATCGCCAGCAAGCGCGGCAGCCCGCCGCCGCCGATGATGGCGTGGCTGGCGAGCCCGGAGATGGCCCGCCACGCGACGCGGCTCGGCGCCTTCCTGCGCTACGACACCTCGCTGCCCCCGGCGCTGTCGGAACTGGCAATCCTGGTCACCGCGCGGCATTGGACCGCGCAGTTCGAATGGTACGCGCACAAGAAGATGGCGCTCGACGGCGGGCTCGACCCTGCCATCATCGACGCGATCCGCGACCGCCGCACCCCATCGTTCGACGATCCGAAGGCGCAGGTGATCTACGATGTCGCCCGCGCCTTGCACGAAGCCAAGGGGCTGCCGCAGCCGCTGTATGACGAGGCGATGCGGCTGCTCGGCGAGCGCGGCTTGGTCGAAGTGATCGGATTGTGCGGCTACTACACTATGGTGTCGATGACGCTCAACGCCTACCAGTTCCCGCTGCCAGACGACGAGACGCCGGAGCTGGCGTGA
- a CDS encoding acyl-CoA dehydrogenase family protein: protein MTDLDTFRAETRAWLEANCPAEMRTPMQGDEDNFWGGRNAKFASEAQKVWFERMRDKGWTVPDWPTQYGGGGLDGAQHKVLREEMAAIGARPPLSSFGIWMLGPALLKYGNEQQKAEHLPKIARGEIRWCQGYSEPNAGSDLASLQTRAVPDGDDFIINGSKIWTSYANYADWIFCLVRTDPAAKKHDGISFILFDMTSPGVTTKPILLISGKSPFCETFFDNVRVPQSHVVGTINRGWDVAKYLLQHERAMISGMGGRDGGRPLGQVAADSLGTDAQGRLDDPILRGQIATFDVDEAALACAAERAVDLAKAGQLHPAFSSAMKYYGTELNKRRHEILMSAGGIDALEWESVRSHDGARARAWLRTKANSIEGGTSEVMLGIVAKRILDLPGA from the coding sequence ATGACCGATCTCGATACATTCCGCGCAGAGACCCGCGCCTGGCTGGAGGCCAATTGCCCCGCCGAGATGCGCACGCCGATGCAGGGCGACGAGGACAATTTCTGGGGCGGCCGCAACGCCAAATTCGCCTCCGAGGCGCAGAAGGTCTGGTTCGAGCGGATGCGCGACAAGGGCTGGACCGTGCCGGACTGGCCGACGCAATACGGCGGCGGCGGGCTCGACGGCGCCCAGCACAAGGTGTTGCGCGAAGAGATGGCCGCGATCGGCGCGCGCCCGCCGCTGTCGTCGTTCGGCATCTGGATGCTTGGGCCGGCGCTGCTGAAATACGGCAACGAACAGCAGAAGGCCGAGCACCTGCCGAAGATCGCGCGCGGCGAAATCCGCTGGTGCCAGGGCTATTCCGAGCCGAACGCCGGCTCCGACCTCGCCTCGCTGCAAACCCGCGCGGTGCCGGACGGCGACGACTTCATCATCAACGGCTCGAAGATCTGGACGTCCTACGCCAATTACGCCGACTGGATCTTCTGCCTGGTGCGCACCGATCCGGCCGCCAAGAAGCACGACGGCATCAGCTTCATCCTGTTCGACATGACGTCGCCCGGCGTGACCACCAAGCCGATTTTGCTGATCTCCGGCAAGTCGCCGTTCTGCGAGACCTTCTTCGACAATGTCCGGGTGCCGCAGTCGCACGTCGTCGGCACCATCAATCGCGGCTGGGATGTGGCGAAGTATCTGCTGCAGCACGAGCGCGCAATGATCTCCGGCATGGGCGGCCGTGACGGCGGCCGGCCGCTCGGCCAGGTCGCGGCGGATTCGCTCGGCACCGACGCGCAGGGGCGGCTCGACGATCCGATCCTGCGCGGCCAGATCGCCACGTTCGATGTCGACGAGGCGGCGCTCGCCTGTGCGGCGGAGCGGGCGGTGGATCTCGCCAAGGCCGGGCAACTGCATCCGGCGTTCTCGTCGGCGATGAAGTACTACGGCACCGAGCTGAACAAGCGCCGCCACGAGATCCTGATGTCGGCCGGCGGCATCGACGCGCTGGAGTGGGAGAGCGTGCGCAGCCACGACGGCGCCCGCGCCCGCGCCTGGCTGCGCACCAAGGCCAACTCGATCGAAGGCGGCACCAGCGAAGTGATGCTCGGCATCGTCGCCAAGCGCATCCTCGATCTGCCGGGGGCTTAG
- a CDS encoding acyl-CoA dehydrogenase family protein — protein MALVLTEEQTMLRDSARGLIGDKAPVAHLRKLRDERDATGFSRDLWKSFAEMGLAGLLVPEEFGGSGLGCVEAGVVMEEIGRNLTPSPLLSTAILAASALVRGGSDAQKKNYLPKIADGSLIAALAVDEGAKHRPSRITLSATRAGNGFKLKGDKALVVDGHVADLLIVAARSSGQPGDVDGLTLFLVDPKAKGVAIERTVMVDAHNAARIGFDDVEVNADQVLGEVDRGGALLEAVLNVGRAAVAAEMLGVADEAFGRTVSYLKERKQFGRLIGEFQALQHRAAHLYTEIEILRAAVLKALQAVDADAAQARLAVAVAKAKAGTVTTLAVQEGVQMHGGMGMTDQFDIGLFMKRGRVLQELFGDSAYHTEALAEWKKY, from the coding sequence ATGGCTCTCGTCCTCACCGAAGAACAAACCATGCTGCGCGACTCCGCGCGCGGGCTGATCGGCGACAAGGCGCCGGTCGCTCATCTGCGCAAGCTGCGCGACGAGCGTGACGCCACCGGCTTTTCCCGCGACCTCTGGAAGAGTTTTGCCGAGATGGGCCTCGCCGGCCTGCTGGTGCCGGAAGAATTCGGCGGCTCCGGGCTCGGCTGTGTCGAGGCCGGCGTGGTGATGGAGGAGATCGGCCGTAACCTGACGCCGTCGCCGTTGCTGTCGACCGCGATCCTGGCGGCTTCCGCACTCGTCCGCGGCGGCTCGGACGCGCAGAAGAAGAACTACCTGCCGAAGATTGCCGACGGCTCGCTGATCGCCGCGCTCGCAGTGGACGAAGGCGCCAAGCATCGGCCGTCGCGCATCACCCTGAGCGCGACGCGTGCGGGCAACGGTTTCAAGCTGAAAGGCGACAAGGCGCTGGTGGTCGACGGCCACGTCGCCGACCTTTTGATCGTCGCGGCGCGGAGCAGCGGCCAGCCCGGCGATGTCGACGGTCTGACGCTGTTCCTGGTCGACCCGAAGGCCAAGGGCGTTGCGATCGAGCGTACCGTGATGGTCGACGCGCACAATGCGGCGCGGATCGGCTTCGACGACGTCGAGGTGAATGCCGATCAGGTGCTCGGCGAGGTCGATCGCGGTGGCGCGCTGCTCGAGGCGGTGCTCAACGTCGGCCGCGCTGCCGTCGCGGCCGAAATGCTCGGCGTCGCCGACGAGGCGTTTGGGCGGACGGTGAGCTATCTCAAGGAGCGCAAGCAGTTCGGCAGGCTGATCGGCGAATTCCAGGCGCTGCAGCACCGCGCCGCACATCTCTACACCGAGATCGAGATCCTGCGCGCCGCCGTGCTCAAGGCGCTGCAGGCGGTCGATGCCGACGCGGCGCAGGCGCGCCTCGCGGTCGCGGTCGCCAAGGCCAAGGCCGGTACGGTGACCACGCTCGCAGTGCAGGAAGGTGTGCAGATGCACGGCGGCATGGGCATGACCGATCAGTTCGATATCGGCCTGTTCATGAAGCGCGGCCGCGTGCTGCAGGAGCTGTTCGGCGACAGCGCCTACCACACCGAAGCACTGGCGGAGTGGAAGAAGTATTGA